A stretch of Arachis hypogaea cultivar Tifrunner chromosome 15, arahy.Tifrunner.gnm2.J5K5, whole genome shotgun sequence DNA encodes these proteins:
- the LOC140179427 gene encoding uncharacterized protein codes for MFPEAYTEVLAHLHSDHCSLFTRCKMAERATKGHRPFRFQAAWMTHPLFRNVGHTAWNKGAPDVVKCLLEVQKDATSFNKKVFGNIFVKKRELERLLNDVQITLESQEDQQLRIKEQVLHKELNVVLLQEELLWYQKSKEQWVRCGDRNTKFFHLQTVIRRKRNKIHGLFLEDGSWATEASTLEMAANSFFQKLFSTREDIDLDTMGHFPCPSLSTKAC; via the coding sequence ATGTTTCCGGAGGCTTATACTGAGGTGCTGGCGCACCTTCACTCTGATCATTGCTCGTTGTTCACTAGGTGCAAGATGGCAGAGAGGGCTACCAAGGGCCATCGTCCATTCAGATTCCAGGCTGCATGGATGACTCATCCTCTTTTTAGGAATGTTGGTCATACAGCTTGGAATAAAGGAGCTCCGGATGTGGTCAAATGTTTGTTGGAGGTTCAAAAAGATGCAACTAGCTTCAATAAAAAGGTTTTCggcaatatttttgttaagaaaagggAGCTGGAGAGGCTTTTGAATGACGTTCAGATTACTCTGGAGAGTCAGGAGGATCAACAGCTTAGGATCAAAGAGCAAGTTTTGCATAAGGAATTGAATGTTGTCCTTCTTCAAGAAGAGTTGTTGTGGTATCAAAAATCTAAAGAACAATGGGTGAGATGTGGAgatagaaatacaaaattttttcatctGCAGACGGTTATCAGACgaaagaggaacaaaattcatgggTTGTTTTTGGAGGATGGGTCTTGGGCCACGGAGGCTTCGACTCTAGAAATGGCGGcaaattctttctttcaaaaactcTTTTCTACTAGGGAGGATATCGACCTGGACACCATGGGGCATTTTCCTTGCCCGTCTCTTAGTACTAAGGCTTGTTAA